The genomic interval TCAATTACTCCTCACAACAGCCAACTGGAAGACTATTCCATAGCTTATGAAGCACTGGTTGGGTTGGCATCTGCGATGGTAGCCAAATAAATGAGATTTCTGTGTAACACATGCTGGTACTGGATGTACTCATTTGCCTGGCTTTTGTTCTGATATTCTGCAATACAGTGGATCAGCTGGTCATTCTCCTCCAGGAGCCGCTGGATGGTCTCCTGATTGACTTCTGCCTTCCCTCTCAGCCAGTCCAGTACGAAAGCCACCAACATCCCAGGAAGCCAGGGTGGAACTTGGCCTCAGGCCCGGCAGATCCCCTCTCATCTAGACCAGAGTGGACCTGCAGCTCCAGACGCACTATGGCCGCAGCGGGGACCAAGATAGGTCAGGAGAATTACTTTAGACTTTAAGTCAACATGCTCAACCAGCTAGTGGAATCCCTGAAATAATAAACAGTGGCTATATTATTATTCAAACAATTAGAGGGAAatggaagtagaaaaaaaaatcaattcaagaGGAGGCAAACCAAAGGAGTTCCagggtgatccagtggttaagactgtgcttccagtgcaagggccacagggtcaatccctggtcagggaactaagattcccacatgccacgtggcatggccaaatTTAGTAAGAGGAAGCAAAgcaagaaagaggggaaaaacgTAACAGATAGTAATAGGATCTAGTGCATTTAGAATGATGCCTTacatattatcattttaataataattattctttTACTAACAAATAATGATATACAACAAATAACAGTTATTGTTATAACTGTTATTTCTGTGTTGGTAAATCTCTCTGTGGCATTCAAGACAAGGACCTTTTTAACAAGCATATTCTACTAATTCTCATGGTTCCTTGATATTAACAAGTCAGTAATACTAATTAAAGACAGACTAATTAAAATCTGTAGGAATTTAAAAGCTCTACTGTTCTCAAGGTGTATAACCTTAGGCTAGGCATTCACACTTGGGGCcttagtttgctcatctgtaaaatgagggagcTGGAGGGAGTTGGAAGACAAGTTCAAATTGGGtggttctgtatttttaaatcctCATTAACCAAAATAACGAGAAAGTCTTCTTActcaaaccaaaaacaaacaaaaaaatggagtGTGTGTGTCAGAAATAGTTTGGGTGAGTGGTCTTTTCACAGCAATCACAACAGACACTCACAAGAAGTTCAGTCCCCATGGAGTAGGAAGCAGTCAAGTCTTGTTTGCTCTATACCAGAACTTGACAAGCTTGGAGGCCACTGACTAGGGACAAAGGAAAGCCTCCACTTAGAGGAGACTTGTCAAAGGCACCGGGCCCAGCTAGGATGGCAGGGAGTCTGGAGACTCTCAGAGAAGGCAGCAGGCTCACAGCTCTGCACCAAAGCCCTGGGGTTCGGCTGCCAGACAGCCTGAAGCTATCAATCAAACCCACTTTCTTTCCCCCTAATTACAAAAGACTTTCAAATGCACCCTTGTCAGATTTTTTGAGTCCCCCTCCCTGACATTCTCCTAATTCACAAATGTGTGCCCTTTATGTATTTTACACACACATGATGGTGTTCTCCAGATCTAGGCATTGCCAAGGAAACTCAGGTATCAAAGATAGCTGGCTCAACTTCCAGAGATAAACCTGGTCTGTGTGATGGCTGCtgagagaggaaggcagagagccTCTTGCAAAGTTCCCTTGAATTTACCTGTGGCATGATTCCTTCTGTTCCCAAGAAGGGTTTTATCTAATCTGCCTAGAAAGTGCTCCATTGACTGACTGTGTTATCACTATAAAAGAATCTATTGAACTAAAGTTCCTCCTCTGCAGTTTTTCAACATGGGATCTGCCCTGTCTGAAAGCAGTGTCATAAGCAAAATGATATGTGTACAAGGATGTCTACCAGAGCATTgtttaaaattgtgaaatatcAGTAAAAACCCATCAGTAGAGTCCTGGGCTATATATTGTAATGCTAGGAATTCAACATGTAGCAAAGCAAGTCTTTGATTGGTATATAAAGTAATGATTCCATTCTGATAAAAATCAATGGTAACAATAATAATTTTAGCATATGATAGGGAAAAAATTGAAGGAATGTGGGTCAAAAGGTTAACAATGATACCTGGGAATGGGTGAAGTGGGATGGAATTTGGAGAGACTTCACTGAGTGTTGTGTTTACAATGTTTCAATTTTATataactttgttttccttttggatcaaaagaaggaaggaaggaaggaaagaaaaatagtattagaaacatttcttcattccctggaTCCCTGGTCTTGATGTTGTACCCTCTCATTAGCCAAGGTGAGGATTAGGGCTGAGGTGCTTGCATGCAAATCTTTTTTCCTGGAGAGAGGCAGTCTATTTCCGTAGTTGCAGGTTTTATTCCACAACATGCAGCAGCAGCTTATTGCCTTCACTCATTTGTAATGGCTCTGTCCTCAACAGCACATGTTGTACCAGTAGgcgtttatattttaaaatacttgaggTAGCTCACTGTGGTATTTGACCACTGAGGAGTTTGAAATTCATTTATATATCACCTTTGGTTAAACtgata from Dama dama isolate Ldn47 chromosome 20, ASM3311817v1, whole genome shotgun sequence carries:
- the LOC133040235 gene encoding SS18-like protein 2, with product MLVAFVLDWLRGKAEVNQETIQRLLEENDQLIHCIAEYQNKSQANEYIQYQHVLHRNLIYLATIADANPTSAS